A stretch of DNA from Arachis hypogaea cultivar Tifrunner chromosome 19, arahy.Tifrunner.gnm2.J5K5, whole genome shotgun sequence:
cttagacaattcttgtggaaggGAAAGGTGGGGGAGCGATGCTTAAATTATGTCAAGTGGAGCAAAGTTGTCActccaagaaaatatggaggcTTGGGAATTAGAGATACCCAGTGTGTAAATTTTGCTTTATTAGGAAAGCTTGTTTGGCAATTACTGCATAATAATGATAAGCTTTGGGTAAGAATTATGTTGGCAAAATATTTATCTGGGAGGTCTTGCTTTTCATCCagtttttctaataatgtttcaagcacttggcgagcgatttataagacaatagaaaagcttcGTGATGGTTTTGATTGGTGTACAGGCAGGATGTCCCAATCCTTTTGGTATCATGCTTGGCGACCATGTGGAACACTAGCTCCTTTGGTTCCTTTTGTGCACATCTCTGATTCTCACTTGAAGCTAGAAGATGTCTGGTACCATGGACATTGGCGGTGGGATATTCTTTGCACAATGATTCCGGAAGAAGTTAAACTTGATTTGATGCTCTTTGATCCTATCAAGCAGGCAGGAGATAAAAcaggttggttttggacaaactcaaatactctcacctactcgactaaaagcgggtatgaatggctattgaagaagaaatttggctggaacgataatgaaaattggctttggctttggcgcttgAGAATACCGGAGAAGATAAAGTGTCTGCTCTGGCTTTGTCTCAACAACGGAGTTCCCACAGCTAGTTACCGGTTTCAAAGAGGTCTTGctacttctgatttttgtcagcgatgttatcttgctctagaggatattaaccactgctttaggacttgccaaaaagctcgtcagatttggattagcttaaatttgggaatgaccgctgaggactctagtttggattttgtgtcttggattcgttctaacctcaacaaaaatgagtttctctttgcagcggccttttggtggatttggagggatAGGAACAATGACATCTTCCATCAAGATGATCCATGGAGTAAGGAGAAAATTGTTCACTTAGTTCAACATGCTGCTCGCGATTTCTCTAAGGTTGTTACCaaccaaaaacatattattccttcctctttgcaatataactgggaaccacctccaatgaatgtCTGTAAAGTGAACTGCGATGCAAGCGTTTTTGAAAATGGGCAATTAGCGGGCTTTGGATGTATTATTAGAGACAGCATGGGAATTTGGATGAAAGGTTGTTCTGCCAGTATACCTCTTTCTAGTGTTCTCTCTTGTGAGCttcatgctatttggagaggacttgttatggcttgggattgcgagtgtaaagaggtcatatgtgaaactgataatcttgatgcatttcttcttgtttcgcgaggcacaaccagcatgattacgaatgactctgatctgcttagcaaaatcaaagagatgcttCAGCGCAATTGGACAGCTACTTTAGTGCTCATCCAGCGTACAGCAAACAGAGCGGCTGATTTAATGGCTAAGACTGCTGCTTTAAACAAGCAGGTGTACCTAGAGTGGTTACAACCCcctaataatttagacattattattagagaggAGTGTTACTCTTTCTCTTAGGTgttttttctttgtgttatgttcagtcaccaaaaaaatatggTGTCcctaaataacaaaattttaaattcacaTATTCGATGTCCGATGTCATTTTCGATGTCCGTATTAGTATTCCTGCATCATACAGTTCCATTCATTTGTGCTAGATTCCCCACGGTGCCAAAAATCTGTTCCTAGCAACATGCAACACCTTATCCAAAAACAAATCATCCACAAACACTGCAACAAGTTCTTCAGTCGTTACTTTTTGTCCATGAATACCAAAACAACTTGTTGCAACTTGAAACAACACCGTCTTCGCTATCATCATCCATGACAACAGTTTCAAGTGAGTTTCTGCCACATACCCTCCCATTGAGAACCCATCATAAGCACAATTTGCAGTACTCAAACTCCAACACTGTTGTCACTTGCACAAAATCACTTGTCAATGAAGGTGGTAACAACAATCCAAGGAACAATAACAGCAACAAAAGACATGTTTTCTATAAGGTGTCTTATTTTGAGACAAGGCCGTCAAAACTTGCTCAAAATTATGATTTTAAGGATACCCATCTCATGAAAGCCCTCAACAGATCTTGCAAAGCAGGGAAGTACAATGAATCACTCTATTTCCTTCAGCACATGGTGAGCAAAGGTTATAAGCCAGATGTTATTCTATGCACAAAGCTCATCAAGGGTTTGTTCAATGCCAAGAAGATTGAGAAAGCAATAAAGGTGATGGAGATTCTAGAGAAGCATGGTGACCCTGATGTGTTTGCTTACAATGCAGTGATTAGTGGGTTGTGCAAAGCTGATAAAACTGATGAAGCAAACAAAGTGCTTGATAGAATGAAAAAGAGAGGTTTCGCACCGGATGTTGTTACCTATAACATACTCATTGGGAATCTTTGTGGTAGAGGGAAGCTTGATTTGGCTCTCAAGGTTATGGATCAGCTGTTGAAGGATAATTGTAAGCCAACTGTGATTACATACACAATCTTGATCGAAGCCACTATTATTGATGGCGGCATTGATGAGGCAATGAAGCTTTTGGATGAGATGTTGTCAAGAGGACTTCAACCTGACATGTACACCTACAATGCAATTGTCAGGGGAATGTGTAAAGAAGGATTGGTTGATCGCGCATTCGAGTTTGTTACGAGTATAAGTACTAAGGGTTGTTCCCCAGATGTGATCTCATACAATCTTTTGCTGAGGGGTCTTTTGAGTAAAGGAAAATGGGAGAGTGGACAGAGGTTGATGGCTGATATGTTTGTGAAGGGTTGTGAGCCTAATGTTGTGACTTATAGCACCTTGATTAGCTATCTCTGTCGCGAAGGTAGAACCGAGGAGGCCATGGATGTTTTGAAGGTTATGAGGGTAAAGGGGTTAACCCCTGATGCTTATAGCTATGATCCATTGATTTCGGCCTTCTGCAAAGAAGGAAGAGTGGATTTGGCTATAGAGTTCTTGGATGCCATGATGTCTGATGGCTGCTTGCCGGATATCATCAGCTACAATTCGATATTGGCGACTCTATGCAAGAATGGAAAAGCTGATGAGGCTTTGAACATCTTTGAGAAGCTTGCTGAAGTGGGGTGTCCTCCTAATGCGAGTTCTTACAACACAATGTTCTGTGCCCTGTGGAGTAGTGGCGACAAAATCCGAGCATTGGGGATGATTCTGGAGATGCTAAGCAACGACATTGACCCAGATGGGATCACATACAATTCCCTCATATCTTGCTTGTGCAGGGATGGAATGGTGGATGAGGCCATTGGATTGTTGGTGGACATGGAAAGTAGCAATTGTAAGCCTACTGTTGTGAGTTACAACATTGTTCTTCTTGGTTTGTGCAAAGTTCAGAGAGTCACTGATGCAATTGAGGTGCTTACCACCATGGTTGATAAAGGGTGTCAACCAAATGAAACTACCTACACATTGTTGATTGAGGGTATTGGTTTCGCTGGATGGCGAAATGATGCTATGGAGCTAGCTAATACCCTTGTTAGTATAGATGCAATTTCTGAGTATTCATTCAAACGCTTGTACAAAACCTTTCCCATGCTTGATTTGTACAAAGAGCTTACTTTATCAGATTAAACCTAAACTATGGGGAATGAAAATGATTTTTCTTCAGCTCAAGTTTAATGTATTCATTGCTGATTTGCAGCTTTCTTCTTGAAGTTTTTAGGAAAGGTATGCTTTACTCCTGATCAGGATGCTGTCATATTTGAATCCTGATGCCCGAAAATGTATAAATTTTGTACTCAAATTATATTGATTAACACAGAAATTAGCTGTCGGAAAATCTATGCTTTGATGTGAGTATCATTAGTTACTTCATCTAAGAACATATAATTTAAGTTTCCGCATTTATTAAGATAACGATTTTGTGCTGAGTTATTAAACTGTTTCAGTCTGACTAGGATGATTGTTAAGTTGATACTGCACTTGCTTTTTTATAAGATCAATAATAGAAGTTGAGCCACTTGCTCTGTTAGTATTTTCCTTCGTCATGAGGTACTTATCAGGATTAGTAGATTTTAACTCTTAAGGGTATCAGGATTAGTAGATTTTAACTCTTAAGGGTAAAAATCACATTAttctaatgaaaaaaaatgagtgaTTAAACTACAACCTTGAGTAAAATTTTCAACGTACATATTGTATTAGGATTGGTGAATCACAATACCATTTGAACCAATAGCCAAAACTCTTGCATGTTGATGCTTCCAAACCTATATAGGTGCAACTATGTTATTTACTAAGATGAAAAGCGTGCATGCGACACTAGCAGATAGCCAATTGGAACGATAAATACTCTTCATACCAATAGTTCCAATTATATAAAATTCGGCACAGGAGAATCATGCCCCCTATAGACACGTGTCTCAACCGAACAAAAAGTACGTTTGTAGCAAAATAAATACCTGACTTTAATCCAAATTATGTGGTAAGAAATgctgatagatagatagatagatagatagatagatagtatATTTGGCCAAAAGAGAAGAACCTAAAACTACCAAAATCATTAAAAAGTGCTGTTCACTTCATCCTGAATATGCTATCTAAATACTGCACACAAGTCATCAACAAAATTCTGCAAAACTTCAACAGGAAGACTAAAAGAGAAGCAGCACAAGCTTGTGCCAACTTCAACAATAAAAATGATTTCATGGTGCAACTGTAATGGCCATTGGCCACAATGCTCTTGGACCTTGCAGTTCCCAGATGAGTAACTGTCAAAACTTCCCAAACAAGTTTTCCTGCCATTGACAAATTACACAGAAGTCTTATTAGCAAGCCTCAGACATGAAAGATATACATTACaccagaaaagggagagagagcAATTTCAATGTAAAACCTAGAAACTGGAACGAACTAAATGTTTGAATAACACCACAACAGGACAAGATTAAAATCACGAAAAAGAACCTTCATACTTAAATGGATATTCTTATAACAAAGTGCAAC
This window harbors:
- the LOC112776246 gene encoding uncharacterized protein; translation: MTTVSSEFLPHTLPLRTHHKHNLQYSNSNTVVTCTKSLVNEGGNNNPRNNNSNKRHVFYKVSYFETRPSKLAQNYDFKDTHLMKALNRSCKAGKYNESLYFLQHMVSKGYKPDVILCTKLIKGLFNAKKIEKAIKVMEILEKHGDPDVFAYNAVISGLCKADKTDEANKVLDRMKKRGFAPDVVTYNILIGNLCGRGKLDLALKVMDQLLKDNCKPTVITYTILIEATIIDGGIDEAMKLLDEMLSRGLQPDMYTYNAIVRGMCKEGLVDRAFEFVTSISTKGCSPDVISYNLLLRGLLSKGKWESGQRLMADMFVKGCEPNVVTYSTLISYLCREGRTEEAMDVLKVMRVKGLTPDAYSYDPLISAFCKEGRVDLAIEFLDAMMSDGCLPDIISYNSILATLCKNGKADEALNIFEKLAEVGCPPNASSYNTMFCALWSSGDKIRALGMILEMLSNDIDPDGITYNSLISCLCRDGMVDEAIGLLVDMESSNCKPTVVSYNIVLLGLCKVQRVTDAIEVLTTMVDKGCQPNETTYTLLIEGIGFAGWRNDAMELANTLVSIDAISEYSFKRLYKTFPMLDLYKELTLSD